GCCGGAGGACGCGCGGCCCTTCATTGAGGAGGTCTTCGGAGCGGATGACGATGACCTGCCGGAAGGTCTGACCGTGCAGGCGCTCCAGGTCGCTGGAGCGATCTCCGCGGATGCCTCGCAGGCGCAGCAGAACACCGTGAAGCTGGATAAAGGGTATGCGCGCGGCGGGATCGACTGGTGGGACGAGGCGAAGACGCCTTCCCGCCTCGGCGAGGCCAGCAATACCGTCGTGCTGGTGCGGTGGTCGAAGGGCCGCTTCATTCCCTGGGCGGAGGGCGACTTTCCGCGGCGCCACGCCTGGGCCTACAGCAGCCTGCGCGTGCCCGAGCGCTTGATCGCGACTACCGCGGAACCGACCGACCCCGAGCGCAAGCAGGCGCTGGAACCATTGCTGGAAGAGCTTCCGGACAAGGGGCGCTGGAGCATCGTGCTTCCGCTGGAAGCCGGCGCGGAAGGCTGGTTTGCGGAAGCAATCGGGGTAACAGGGCGTGGGCATGAAACTCGTCGGACATGGCGGTATAGCAGTTTCAATGGGTTGCATGAAGTGGAGCCGGGGATATGAGCCCCGGCTCCATGCATCCCCGCGTGAGCGGGGAACTAGCCAACTCCATGGCTCGCAGCGAACCATTCCATGGTTCATCCCCTGCGTCAGGGGAACGAGTTTCGCTGACAGGAGCGATACTATCAGAGAACCTTTCCACTTTGACGTATTCCTTCAGCTAGGGTAAGTTGGGATGTACGACAGCTCTTCCCGCCTCGCGGCAACTGCGGGCCTTCCAAAAGTCCGTTGGCCGTATGGCAACGGAAGGGTGTGGCGGCTTCCAACCCCGCCCAGTCGTTTTATTGCGAATGGAGTTGATGGATGAGCTTGCTTGATTACAAATGGCTGCCGGTGCGACGCAGCGCGACCAGCGAGCGCGATTGGATCACGCCGGCGCAATTGTCCGACCCGGACATCGCCGCTTTCGATGCACCGCGCCCGGATTTCAACGGGGCGCTCCTTCAGTTCGCGATCGGTCTGCTGCAGACGACGACACCGGTCGACACATCGCGCGAGTGGGCGGAGCGCTTTCGCGAGCCACCCGATGAGGAGGAGTTGCAGCGTTGGTTTGATTCTGTGGCCCCGGCGCTCGATCTCGATGGCGACGCGGCGCGCTTCATGCAGGATCGAACGTTGACCATGGACGATGGCGCGGTCAATGAGATCGCGGCCCTGCTGATCGAAGCCCCTGGCGGAAAGACGTTGAGGGACAACGGCGACCATTTCATCAAGCGCGGGCAGGTGGCGGGCATGTGTCCGCACTGCGTGGCGACGGCGCTGCTCACGCTGCAGATCAACGCGCCGTCCGGCGGGGCGGGGCATCGCACCGGTCTGCGCGGCGGCGGGCCGTTGACGACCCTGGTCGTCTGCCAGCCCACGCGCAGTCTCTGGCACGACCTCTGGGTGAATGTGCAGGAGCGCTCGCGTTTTCTTGAGGCTGGCGGCGATCCGGAGAAAACGGAGCCCTGCCACACTTTCCCGTGGATGAGCGAGCAGACCCGGCTGCAGAAGGAAGGGGGCGCGCTGGCGCCTGTCGATGCGCATCCGGCCCACGTTTTCTGGGCCATGCCGCGGCGCATTCGCCTCGATTTCGGGGCAGTCGAGGCGGGCACCTGCGATATCTGCGGGCGCCCGTCGGAGCAGCTCGTCACGCGCTACGTCACGAAGAACTACGGCCTCAACTACAAGGGTCCGTGGGACCACCCCTTGTCGCCCTACTACGAGAACAAGGAGGAGTGGCTGCCCATGCATCCGCAGCCCGGCGGGTTCGGGTACCGGCACTGGCTGGCCTGGGTACTGGGCACGGAGGACGAGAAAAAACGACAGCGCGCGGCAAGGATTGTCAGCGCGCAGCTCGACTCGGGACGAATCCGAGCGCTCGGGCATGCGCCCTTGCACCTGCGCGCCTTCGGTTTCGACATGGACAACATGAAGGCGCGTTGCTGGTACGACAGCACCCTGCCGCTCTACGGCCTGGCCGAATGCGAAGCAGGCGCGCGCAGACGCGTGCAGAACGAAGTTGCCCTCTGGCTGGCCGGCGCCGATCTGGCCGCGTATTACCTTCGCTCGGCAGTGAAGGGCGCTTGGTTCGGCCACGAGGCGCGCGGCGATCTCAGCGTGGTGGATGCCGGCTTCTGGGCGGCGACGGAGCCGAGCTTCTACGAAATCCTGCAGGCGTATATCGCGGCCGAACGGCAGGAAAAGGAGATCGACTCGCTTGTATTGAAGCAACGATTCCACGCAGCGCTGGCACGCACCGCGCTCGCGCTGTTCGACGGCTGCTTCGCCGGTGCGGGTGCGGTCGAGCGCCAGCACCCGCAACGCGTGGCAACGGCGTATCGACAGCTTCGTCAGAAGCTCTATGGCCGCAAGCTCCACGAAGCGCTGGCGTTACCGAAGCAGGAAGTCGAGCCGGGAAAGGCGCAGCACCCGAATCATGAAACCGCATCGGCCTGAGGGGGGAACGATGAAACGCCTCGAACGTGAACACGGCGCCGGAGAGGCGCTGCTGAAATGGTGGCAGGATCTGGATGAAAGGCGTGCCGACCGTGCCATTCTCCGGCGTGCACCCGACATCACTGCAGTAAGCATTAGTGCCCCCTATCAGCGCTGCTATCGCCGGCTGCTCGAGCGTGACGAGTCCTTCGAGTCGGCGCATCTGCGCGATCGACTGGCGGCGGCGGTCGGGCTGCTCGCGCACGTCAAGGTCGACAGTCCCGGAGTCAGTGTCCCCGAGAGCCTCAGCGCACGCGCTCCCGGCGACGACCAGCCCGCTGTCAGCAAGCTGCGTTTCGTCCGGCTGCTGGAATCCCCCGATCTGGACAGCCTTTTCACCGGCCTGCGTCGCGCGCTGCCACTGACCGGTCACACGATGAACATCGTCGCCCTCACGCAGGACCTGCTGTTCTGGGGCGATGGCGTCAAGAAGGCCTGGGCCTACGGCTACCGCTGGCCCGACTAGCCCGAAGTCCGCGATTCGTTTCCACTCGATGCCATCAAGGGAGGAGCACCCCATGTCCCGTTTCATCCAGCTGCATGTGCTTACGCAATACCCGCCGTCCAATCTCAACCGCGACGATACCGGTCGACCGAAGACCGCCTTGGTGGGCGAGGCACTGCGTCTGCGCATTTCCTCACAGAGCCTGAAGCGCGCCTGGCGCACGTCGGAGGTCTTCGGCGAGGCGCTGGGGGCTTCGGCGTATCCGGTGGGCGAGCCGGTTGTGCGCTGGGGCAAGGTGTCCACGGTGCTGGGTACGCGCACCAAGGAAGCGGGCATTCGCATCTACGAGGCGCTCGTTGCGCGCGGCGTGTCGGAGAAGGATGCGCGCGTCTGGGCCCAGAAGATCGCCGAGCGCTTCGGCAAGCGCAAGAAGGAATCCAAGGAGAATCCGCAGAACGATCTCGAGATCGAGCAGCTAGCGCATTTCAGCCCGGGCGAGCGCGATGCGATCGATGCTCTGGTGAAATCCTGTGCCGAGCGCGGCAGTGCGCCCACCGATGACGAGCTGAAGCTGCTGCGCCGTCCGCAGCATGCCGTGGACATTGCGATGTTCGGGCGCATGCTGGCGGATGAGCCGTCGCACAACATGGAAGCCGCGGTTCAGGTTGCGCATGCCTTTACCGTTCACAAGAGCGCGGTCGAGGACGACTACTTCAGCGCTGTCGACGACCTCAACGAAGGTTTGGAGGACAAGGGGGCAGGCCATATCGGCGAGCGAGGGTATGGCGCGGGTGTCTTCTACCTTTATCTGTGCATCAATCGCGAGTTGCTGAAGGAGAATCTGGATGGTGACGATGCGCTCACGGAGAAGGCGCTGGGTGCCCTGATCCACGCTGTCACCAAGATCTCGCCCACCGGCATGCAGAACAGCTATGCCTCCCGCGCTTACGCGGGCTACGTCATGGCCGAACGTGGCGACCAGCAGCCGCGGTCGCTGTCGCAGGCCTTTCTCAAGCCGGTGCGCGGCAGCGAAGAGAAAGGGACCTTCGACGCGGCGGTGCAGGCGCTGGAAACCCGGCGTGCCAATTTCGACAAGGTCTACGGCGACTGCGCCGAAGAGCATCGCGTCATGAATGTCGAAAGCGGCGAAGGCTCGCTCCAGGAGCTTGTCGATTTCGTCGCGCGGGGCTGACGCCATGCCCTTCCTCGTTTTCCAGTTGCAGGCGCCGCTGGCCGCCTGGGGCGCTACGGCCGTGGGTGAGTATCGCGGCACCGATATCTATCCCAGCGAATCGGCCGTGTTCGGGCTTGTGGCGGCGGCGCTCGGGCTACGGCGCGCGCAGGAAGCCGAGCACCAGGCACTGGCGCGGGGCTACGGAGTGGTCATCGGAGTGCTGTCTTCCGGCACGCTGATGCGTGACTACCACACGGTGCAGATGCCCGGGCAATCCGTGATGAAGGGGCGTCCGCACGCAACGCGACGCGATGAGCTAGCGCCCGCGCGAACCGCGCTCACCACCATCATCTCGAAACGCGACTACCGCGAGAACGCGGGCTGGCTGGTTGCCCTCCAGGCGAAGGCAGATGCGCCTCACGCGCTGGATCAGCTGGGCAATGCGCTGGCACAACCGCGATTCGTGCTGTACCTCGGCCGCAAGTCGTGCCCGCTTGCCGCGCCGCTGCGGCCTCGGGTGCTGGGAGCGAGCTCGGCGATGGAGGCCTTCGCGGCGTACGCTGCCGAGCACGAGCAAACGCTGGAGGCAAACCGTGATCGATGGGGCAATGCACCGGTGGAACCATTGCCCGCGCTCTCGCGACTCGTCTGGGGCGAAGGCGTCGACGCTGGAATCGACGAGCCCAGTCTGACAGCCGTCCGCAAGGATCGGTTGATCTCGCGCGGCAAATGGCAGTTCGGCGATCGCGTGGAGCACGTCGCCTTTCTGGAAGAGGAGGGCTGACATGTACTTCAGCATGATCACGCCGGAGCCGGGCTGCGAGCGCGATGCCGCAGCGAGTCGAGCAACGGGCCCGTACCGCGAGCACCAGTGGCTGTGGCAGTTCTTCGAGGCGCCCGAAGGCACGCCGCGGGATTTCCTGTTTCGCGGCTCCGACGTTGACGGGATGCCGCGCTATCACGTGGTCTCTGCGCGCAAGCCACAGGCCAGCGTGACGGGCTGGGCCGTACAGTCTCGGGAATACGATCCGAAGCCGGTTGCCGGGGCGCGTCTGCGCTTCGACCTGCGTGCGAACCCGGTTGTCACGCACAAGCGCGACGGCAAGTCGCGCCGGGATGACGTCGTCATGCACGCCAAGCGCGAGATGCTGGACGCGCGCGGCTTATCGCGGTGGAAGGATTGGGTTGGCGAGGACAAGCCGCCCTTGTACGAAGTGGTTGCCAGCGCCTGTGGGCACTGGCTGCGCAGCCGGGCGCAGCAGGCCGGGTTCGGAGTGATGGAGGACAGCCTTCGCGTCGACAACTACAACCGGATGGCGGACAAGCCCCGGAAGCGGACCAACGGCGAAGCCATTCAGCTCAGCATGGTGGACTTCTCGGGGCAGCTTGAAGTGCAGGACCCGGAGCGCTTCCGGAACGCGCTGCTGCAGGGCATCGGCCACGCCAAGGCCTTTGGCTGCGGCCTGTTGCTGGTGCGTCCGGTCTGAGTCAAAGTGCTATCTTTTGATGGCACATGCTGAGGTACGGGCTCATGGAAAACTTCACGATCCGCGATCTGCGCGAGCGCACCGGCGAGCTGGTGCGCGGTGCCGAAGCCGGTCAACTTTCGCTGGTATCCAAGCGAGGCAACCCGCTCTTCGTCGCCGTACCCTTCAGCGAGAGCCTGCTCACCGGCGGCGTCAAGACCGCCCTCGCTTTGCAGCTCGTTCGGGATGGCACCATCAGTCAGGGTGTGGCGGCAGAGCTTGCCGGCATGAGCCGCAGCGATTTTCTGGATCTGATGGCGCGGCATCGCATACCGGCGGCCGATTACCCGGTGGACGAGCTGCGCGAGGAGCTGACGGGGCTTGGCCTCGACTGAGCGGTTGCTCGTCGCTGATACCGGGCCGCTGCTTGCGCTTGCCCGGGTCGATGGGCTTGTATGGTTGGCGGATTGCTTCGGCGAGATTCTGGTGCCGCGCGTGGTATGGAAGGAAGCGCAGCACCACCCCGGGCGTGCGGACGCGAAAGCGTTGCGCACGATGATCAAGACGGAGCCTGCCTTCAAGCTCTGCGCCAGCGCCGTGCATCCGAGCCTGTCCGATTTCCCGCTCGGCGCTGGTGAGCGTGCCGCCATCAGCGTTGCTCTGCGGCGCGGTGCGTGGCTGTTTCTGGATGATCGTGCAGCGCGAGTCACCGCGCGCAGCTGGGATCTGCCGGTGATCGGAACACTGGGGGTGCTGGTAATGGCCAAACGACGCGGCAGGCTCTCCGAGGTCGCTCCGGTCATCCGCAGGCTGCGCGCCAGCGGGTACTTCCTGGGCCCCGCCCTGGTCCGTGAAACCCTGCGTGTCTGCGGAGAGGTGTGATGGCCAACTCATCCGGATGGATGCCCCTCAAGCCGCTCCCGATGAAGGAACGGATGTCGATCCTCTTCGTCGAGAAAGGGCAGCTCGACGTGCTGGACGGCGCCTTTGTGGTCGTCGACAAGAACGGCGTTCGTACCCACGTTCCGGTTGGTGGCGTGGCCTGCCTGATGCTGGAGATCGGCACGCGCATCTCTCATGCCGCTGTGCGCCTGGCGGCCCAGGTGGGCACGCTCCTCGTATGGATCGGTGAAGGCGGTGTCCGGCTCTACTCGGCCGGGCAGCCCGGAGGCGCCCGTGCAGATCGCCTGCTCTATCAGGCGAAACTGGCGCTCGATGACGATCTGCGGCTCAAGGTCGTACGCGAAATGTATCGTCGTCGTTTCGGCGAAGAGCCGCCCGCACGCCGCAGCGTCGATCAGCTGCGCGGGATCGAAGGGGTGCGCGTTCGCGAAATGTACAAGCAGCTCGCCAAGCAGTTCGGAGTGCAATGGT
This genomic stretch from Algiphilus sp. harbors:
- the cas5e gene encoding type I-E CRISPR-associated protein Cas5/CasD — protein: MPFLVFQLQAPLAAWGATAVGEYRGTDIYPSESAVFGLVAAALGLRRAQEAEHQALARGYGVVIGVLSSGTLMRDYHTVQMPGQSVMKGRPHATRRDELAPARTALTTIISKRDYRENAGWLVALQAKADAPHALDQLGNALAQPRFVLYLGRKSCPLAAPLRPRVLGASSAMEAFAAYAAEHEQTLEANRDRWGNAPVEPLPALSRLVWGEGVDAGIDEPSLTAVRKDRLISRGKWQFGDRVEHVAFLEEEG
- a CDS encoding type II toxin-antitoxin system prevent-host-death family antitoxin, giving the protein MENFTIRDLRERTGELVRGAEAGQLSLVSKRGNPLFVAVPFSESLLTGGVKTALALQLVRDGTISQGVAAELAGMSRSDFLDLMARHRIPAADYPVDELREELTGLGLD
- the casA gene encoding type I-E CRISPR-associated protein Cse1/CasA, yielding MSLLDYKWLPVRRSATSERDWITPAQLSDPDIAAFDAPRPDFNGALLQFAIGLLQTTTPVDTSREWAERFREPPDEEELQRWFDSVAPALDLDGDAARFMQDRTLTMDDGAVNEIAALLIEAPGGKTLRDNGDHFIKRGQVAGMCPHCVATALLTLQINAPSGGAGHRTGLRGGGPLTTLVVCQPTRSLWHDLWVNVQERSRFLEAGGDPEKTEPCHTFPWMSEQTRLQKEGGALAPVDAHPAHVFWAMPRRIRLDFGAVEAGTCDICGRPSEQLVTRYVTKNYGLNYKGPWDHPLSPYYENKEEWLPMHPQPGGFGYRHWLAWVLGTEDEKKRQRAARIVSAQLDSGRIRALGHAPLHLRAFGFDMDNMKARCWYDSTLPLYGLAECEAGARRRVQNEVALWLAGADLAAYYLRSAVKGAWFGHEARGDLSVVDAGFWAATEPSFYEILQAYIAAERQEKEIDSLVLKQRFHAALARTALALFDGCFAGAGAVERQHPQRVATAYRQLRQKLYGRKLHEALALPKQEVEPGKAQHPNHETASA
- the cas6e gene encoding type I-E CRISPR-associated protein Cas6/Cse3/CasE → MYFSMITPEPGCERDAAASRATGPYREHQWLWQFFEAPEGTPRDFLFRGSDVDGMPRYHVVSARKPQASVTGWAVQSREYDPKPVAGARLRFDLRANPVVTHKRDGKSRRDDVVMHAKREMLDARGLSRWKDWVGEDKPPLYEVVASACGHWLRSRAQQAGFGVMEDSLRVDNYNRMADKPRKRTNGEAIQLSMVDFSGQLEVQDPERFRNALLQGIGHAKAFGCGLLLVRPV
- the cas1e gene encoding type I-E CRISPR-associated endonuclease Cas1e; its protein translation is MANSSGWMPLKPLPMKERMSILFVEKGQLDVLDGAFVVVDKNGVRTHVPVGGVACLMLEIGTRISHAAVRLAAQVGTLLVWIGEGGVRLYSAGQPGGARADRLLYQAKLALDDDLRLKVVREMYRRRFGEEPPARRSVDQLRGIEGVRVREMYKQLAKQFGVQWSGRDYDVDNWQGTDVVNRCLSAATSCLYGVSEAAVLAAGYAPAIGFIHTGKPLSFVYDVADLYKFETVVPIAFSVAAKRGRESERDVRLQCRDVFRKSKVLQRIIPDIENILAAGQIKPPEAHAEQVGPAIANPESLGDPGHRSR
- the cas7e gene encoding type I-E CRISPR-associated protein Cas7/Cse4/CasC, translated to MSRFIQLHVLTQYPPSNLNRDDTGRPKTALVGEALRLRISSQSLKRAWRTSEVFGEALGASAYPVGEPVVRWGKVSTVLGTRTKEAGIRIYEALVARGVSEKDARVWAQKIAERFGKRKKESKENPQNDLEIEQLAHFSPGERDAIDALVKSCAERGSAPTDDELKLLRRPQHAVDIAMFGRMLADEPSHNMEAAVQVAHAFTVHKSAVEDDYFSAVDDLNEGLEDKGAGHIGERGYGAGVFYLYLCINRELLKENLDGDDALTEKALGALIHAVTKISPTGMQNSYASRAYAGYVMAERGDQQPRSLSQAFLKPVRGSEEKGTFDAAVQALETRRANFDKVYGDCAEEHRVMNVESGEGSLQELVDFVARG
- the casB gene encoding type I-E CRISPR-associated protein Cse2/CasB, producing MKRLEREHGAGEALLKWWQDLDERRADRAILRRAPDITAVSISAPYQRCYRRLLERDESFESAHLRDRLAAAVGLLAHVKVDSPGVSVPESLSARAPGDDQPAVSKLRFVRLLESPDLDSLFTGLRRALPLTGHTMNIVALTQDLLFWGDGVKKAWAYGYRWPD
- a CDS encoding DUF3368 domain-containing protein, encoding MASTERLLVADTGPLLALARVDGLVWLADCFGEILVPRVVWKEAQHHPGRADAKALRTMIKTEPAFKLCASAVHPSLSDFPLGAGERAAISVALRRGAWLFLDDRAARVTARSWDLPVIGTLGVLVMAKRRGRLSEVAPVIRRLRASGYFLGPALVRETLRVCGEV